One Gimesia chilikensis DNA segment encodes these proteins:
- a CDS encoding polyribonucleotide nucleotidyltransferase, whose protein sequence is MLSPSRRRFLLSGINLVLTGSLTGCGTILYPERRGQPAGPLDWKIVGLNSIGLLFFFVPGVIAFAVDFINGTIYLPPHEYGIDDPNSQDVELKSVSIPPDQISPDEVSLLVSQHSGRKVILLPGEYETQPIQSIEEFWSVERKMNVQS, encoded by the coding sequence TTGCTTAGCCCATCTCGACGCCGTTTTCTATTGTCTGGAATCAATCTCGTTCTCACAGGCTCTTTAACAGGTTGTGGAACCATTCTGTACCCCGAACGCAGAGGACAGCCTGCGGGGCCGCTCGACTGGAAAATCGTGGGTCTGAATTCCATCGGACTCCTGTTTTTCTTTGTTCCTGGGGTGATCGCGTTCGCTGTCGATTTCATCAACGGCACCATTTATCTGCCTCCGCATGAGTATGGTATCGATGACCCAAATAGCCAGGATGTAGAACTGAAGTCGGTTTCAATTCCCCCCGATCAAATTTCCCCGGATGAAGTCAGCCTGCTTGTCTCACAGCATTCCGGTCGCAAGGTGATCCTGTTACCCGGGGAATACGAGACTCAACCGATCCAATCGATCGAGGAATTCTGGTCCGTCGAACGGAAGATGAACGTGCAATCCTGA